One segment of Paenibacillus sp. FSL R7-0337 DNA contains the following:
- a CDS encoding peptidylprolyl isomerase, which yields MAKQAKVTLENGGVVLIDLFDQDAPNTVANFEKLAKEGFYNGLLFHRVIPGFVAQGGCPNGTGTGGPGYTINCEINPNKHERGSLAMAHAGKNTGGSQFYIAYAPQPHLDGVHTVFGKVVEGMDLVDAFKGRDKMTTVEIVEA from the coding sequence ATGGCTAAGCAAGCGAAAGTTACACTCGAAAACGGCGGCGTCGTGCTGATCGACTTGTTCGATCAGGATGCGCCTAATACAGTAGCAAACTTTGAGAAGCTGGCAAAAGAAGGCTTCTACAACGGATTGTTGTTCCACCGCGTGATTCCAGGCTTCGTAGCACAAGGCGGCTGCCCGAACGGAACTGGCACCGGCGGTCCTGGCTACACCATCAACTGCGAGATCAACCCGAACAAGCACGAGCGCGGCTCCCTGGCTATGGCCCATGCCGGCAAGAACACAGGCGGAAGCCAGTTCTATATCGCTTACGCTCCACAACCGCACTTGGACGGAGTACACACTGTATTCGGTAAAGTGGTTGAAGGCATGGACCTGGTTGACGCTTTCAAAGGCCGCGACAAGATGACGACCGTTGAAATTGTAGAAGCTTAA
- a CDS encoding TIGR02206 family membrane protein, whose product MNRTLFWDRARDSDFVMLSASHLVTLSVIALCCLALFGARFALRSRSGLRLGIRLLLILLLAASEGGLHVWYLSHDSWSRSSSLPLELCGISLLLSIVMLLTRSRLLHNFLYFAGIGGAFIALLTPNLVYPFPHFRFLLFFIAHGSIILASLYMTWVEGYKPTWRSLFFTMLCLNLVAACVYAANVLLDSNYMFLMRKPSTFSVLDYFGPYPYYLLVEEAFAFVIFLLMFLLFFKLPELYMARRAAASRKLGR is encoded by the coding sequence GTGAACCGAACTTTATTCTGGGACCGTGCCCGCGATAGCGATTTCGTCATGCTCTCCGCCTCCCATCTCGTTACTCTGTCTGTCATCGCCCTATGCTGCCTGGCGCTCTTTGGGGCCCGATTCGCCCTGCGCAGCCGCTCTGGCCTGCGGTTAGGCATACGCCTGCTGCTGATCCTGCTGCTGGCTGCTTCCGAGGGCGGCCTGCATGTCTGGTATCTGTCCCATGACAGCTGGAGCCGCAGCTCTTCCCTGCCGCTGGAACTATGCGGAATTTCCCTGCTCCTGTCCATCGTGATGCTGCTCACGCGCAGCAGGCTGCTGCACAACTTTCTTTATTTTGCCGGGATCGGCGGTGCATTCATCGCCCTGCTTACGCCTAATCTGGTCTATCCGTTTCCGCATTTCCGCTTCCTGCTGTTCTTCATCGCCCACGGATCGATCATACTCGCGTCTCTCTACATGACCTGGGTCGAAGGATATAAGCCCACCTGGCGCTCCCTATTCTTCACCATGCTCTGCCTGAACCTTGTCGCAGCATGCGTGTACGCCGCCAATGTACTGCTGGACTCCAACTATATGTTCCTGATGCGCAAGCCCAGCACGTTCTCGGTACTGGACTATTTCGGCCCTTATCCCTACTATCTGCTGGTTGAAGAAGCCTTCGCCTTCGTCATCTTCCTCCTGATGTTCCTGCTCTTCTTCAAGCTGCCGGAGCTGTACATGGCCCGCCGCGCCGCAGCCAGCCGGAAACTTGGCAGGTAA